Proteins co-encoded in one Jeotgalibacillus malaysiensis genomic window:
- a CDS encoding spore coat protein: MPIEQKHQDHEVRMIGRLELSVTGVKQLESFDQDEFLIETVEGMLSIRGSGLKLVNLDLDKGIVSLKGKVDDILYLDSTAHEPSKGLLGKLFKYL; the protein is encoded by the coding sequence ATGCCAATCGAACAAAAGCATCAGGACCACGAAGTCCGCATGATCGGAAGGCTTGAGCTGTCAGTGACCGGTGTCAAACAGCTTGAAAGCTTTGATCAGGACGAGTTTTTGATTGAAACAGTGGAAGGGATGCTCTCCATCAGAGGGAGCGGCCTGAAGCTTGTGAATCTGGACCTTGATAAGGGTATTGTTTCTTTAAAAGGAAAAGTCGATGATATTTTATACCTGGACAGTACAGCCCACGAACCTTCAAAGGGACTGCTTGGAAAACTGTTTAAATATTTGTAG
- a CDS encoding stage V sporulation protein T, with the protein MKATGIVRRIDDLGRVVIPKEIRRTLRIREGDPLEIFVDRDGEIILKKYSPIHELGNFAKEYAESLYDSLHHAVLICDRDHFIAVAGASKKEFLNRRISSHTEEMMDARKTMMKEEAFSMEPVEHNEEDLASLAASPIIASGDPIGAVLVFSKDHALTEVDLKVCETAARFLGRQMET; encoded by the coding sequence ATGAAAGCAACTGGTATAGTCAGACGGATTGATGACTTGGGACGCGTTGTCATCCCAAAGGAAATCAGACGTACATTAAGGATCCGTGAAGGAGATCCGCTTGAAATTTTTGTGGACCGCGATGGTGAGATCATTTTAAAAAAGTATTCACCGATCCACGAGCTTGGAAACTTTGCAAAAGAATATGCAGAATCACTATATGACAGCCTGCATCATGCTGTACTCATCTGTGATCGCGATCACTTTATCGCAGTAGCAGGGGCTTCGAAAAAAGAGTTTTTAAACCGCAGAATTAGCTCGCATACTGAGGAGATGATGGATGCGAGGAAAACGATGATGAAGGAAGAAGCATTTTCGATGGAGCCTGTTGAGCATAATGAAGAGGACCTTGCTTCACTTGCTGCTTCTCCAATTATCGCTTCAGGCGACCCGATCGGTGCAGTCCTTGTCTTTTCCAAGGATCATGCGCTGACAGAGGTTGATCTGAAGGTATGTGAAACAGCGGCCCGGTTTTTGGGACGCCAGATGGAAACTTAA